A window of the Deinococcus gobiensis I-0 genome harbors these coding sequences:
- a CDS encoding response regulator produces the protein MERRRILLIDDNPNDVELALDALDVSPDTDVRVASSGAEALRLLTDRAEPLPDLILLDLKMPHMDGLAVLDAIRGEAQLPDVPVVMLTTSGDERDIQASYAHGASGYVVKPLEFGQFRAAMSTIKAFWMGLNRRPDLR, from the coding sequence GTGGAGCGCCGACGAATTCTGTTGATCGACGACAATCCCAACGATGTCGAGCTCGCCCTCGACGCCCTTGACGTGTCGCCGGACACCGACGTCCGGGTGGCGAGCAGCGGCGCCGAGGCGCTGCGCCTGCTGACCGACCGCGCCGAACCGCTGCCCGACCTGATCCTGCTCGACCTCAAGATGCCGCATATGGACGGCCTCGCCGTGCTCGACGCCATCCGGGGCGAGGCCCAGCTGCCCGACGTGCCGGTCGTGATGCTCACCACCAGCGGCGACGAGCGCGACATTCAGGCGTCGTACGCCCACGGCGCGAGCGGCTACGTGGTCAAGCCGCTGGAGTTCGGACAGTTCCGCGCGGCGATGTCCACCATCAAGGCCTTCTGGATGGGGCTGAATCGCCGCCCCGATCTGCGCTGA
- the hisF gene encoding imidazole glycerol phosphate synthase subunit HisF: MLAKRIIPCLDVQSGRVVKNVRFFENHRDAGDPLVLAQAYEAQQADELVFYDITATHEGRSLMLDVAARVAEQVMMPLTVGGGVNALGDFRQLLMAGADKISVNSGAVRRPELIREASDHHGAQCVMLSIDAKRRPGAQGWTVHLGGGRVDTGLDLLAWAAQGQRLGAGEICLNIMDADGTRAGFDLEATAAVAREVDLPVIASGGAGRLEDFRDVLTVGLADAALAASVFHFGELTVPQVKAYLHGEGLPVRPEWPAG; encoded by the coding sequence GTGTTGGCGAAGCGCATCATTCCCTGTCTGGACGTGCAGAGCGGCCGCGTGGTCAAGAACGTGCGGTTTTTCGAGAACCACCGCGACGCCGGCGATCCCCTGGTGCTGGCCCAGGCCTACGAGGCGCAGCAGGCCGACGAACTGGTCTTCTACGACATCACGGCCACCCACGAGGGCCGCTCCCTGATGCTCGACGTGGCCGCCCGCGTGGCCGAGCAGGTCATGATGCCGCTGACGGTCGGCGGCGGCGTGAACGCCCTGGGCGACTTCCGGCAGCTGCTCATGGCCGGGGCCGACAAGATCAGCGTGAACAGCGGCGCGGTCCGGCGGCCCGAACTGATCCGCGAGGCGAGCGACCACCACGGCGCGCAGTGCGTCATGCTGAGTATCGACGCCAAGCGCCGCCCCGGCGCACAGGGCTGGACCGTCCACCTCGGCGGAGGCCGGGTGGACACCGGCCTGGACCTGCTGGCGTGGGCCGCGCAGGGGCAGCGCCTGGGCGCGGGCGAGATCTGCCTGAACATCATGGACGCCGACGGCACCCGCGCGGGCTTCGACCTGGAGGCGACTGCGGCGGTGGCGCGCGAGGTGGACCTGCCGGTGATCGCCTCGGGCGGGGCCGGACGCCTGGAGGACTTCCGCGACGTGCTCACGGTGGGTCTGGCCGACGCCGCCCTGGCCGCCAGCGTCTTTCATTTCGGCGAGCTGACCGTGCCGCAGGTCAAGGCGTACCTGCACGGCGAGGGGCTGCCCGTACGCCCCGAGTGGCCGGCCGGCTGA